A genomic region of Candidatus Limnocylindrales bacterium contains the following coding sequences:
- a CDS encoding enoyl-CoA hydratase/isomerase family protein encodes MPTDLVRTEDLRLDLDGSVATLTLTRPHRLNAMSPGLIDDLHSCLDVLAKNREARVVILTGEGRGFCAGLDLQEHGKWPITEGLDSVEGGLAVQQRIASLMPRMREARQPFIAAVNGAATGGGLALALSCDVRYAAPSARFSVAFVKLGISGCDVGVSYLLPRLVGAGHAYEMSLTGRLIEADEALRIGLVNRIVPAEGLLAASRALADEICANSEYAVSTTKQVLAINIDAPTLRTAIELENRTQVLGTHTASARALMTNWKDVAARR; translated from the coding sequence ATGCCCACCGATCTCGTCCGCACCGAAGACCTTCGCCTCGACCTTGACGGCAGCGTCGCCACACTGACGCTCACGCGACCGCATCGCCTGAACGCGATGTCGCCCGGCCTCATCGACGACCTGCACTCGTGCCTCGACGTCCTCGCAAAAAACCGCGAGGCGCGCGTCGTCATCCTGACCGGCGAAGGCCGCGGCTTCTGCGCCGGCCTCGATCTGCAGGAACACGGCAAGTGGCCGATCACCGAAGGCCTCGATTCGGTCGAAGGCGGCCTTGCGGTGCAGCAGCGAATCGCGTCGTTGATGCCGCGCATGCGCGAGGCTCGGCAGCCGTTCATCGCAGCTGTCAACGGCGCTGCGACCGGTGGCGGGCTCGCGCTCGCTCTGTCGTGCGACGTTCGCTACGCAGCGCCGTCGGCGCGCTTCAGCGTCGCCTTCGTAAAGCTGGGGATATCCGGATGCGACGTTGGCGTCTCGTATCTGCTGCCGCGCCTGGTCGGCGCAGGTCACGCTTACGAGATGAGCCTTACGGGACGTCTCATCGAAGCGGACGAAGCGCTGCGTATCGGTCTCGTAAACCGCATCGTTCCCGCCGAAGGGCTGCTCGCGGCAAGCCGTGCGCTCGCCGACGAGATCTGCGCAAACTCCGAGTATGCGGTCTCGACGACCAAGCAGGTTCTCGCAATCAACATCGATGCCCCGACGCTGCGCACGGCGATCGAGCTCGAGAACCGCACGCAGGTTCTCGGCACGCACACCGCGTCTGCACGCGCACTGATGACAAACTGGAAAGACGTAGCGGCGCGCCGCTGA
- a CDS encoding anti-phage dCTP deaminase has product MGTSEVSLFATANSELIIGLVAPIGCNRDFVTSVLRDLFAVRRYEVNTVKLSDDLPNFAEILGVPIEGDPYFNRVNSYMTAGNELRRRSGYCNALVLSAVFNISERRAQATEDIEDPDPTLPRHVHVLDSLKRPEEVRTLRQIYGPGFYLIGAFAPRNLRKRHLQVSQGLSEEQAEKLLRRDEDEEEDKKFGQQTRDTFHLSDVFIDVSSYESTQAALHRFLDLVFGNPFHTPTLDEFGMHAAFGASIRSGALARQIGAALIAETGDLIGVGHNEVPRPGGGLYSAEDNPDMRDLAIGFDSNTARLRVIAARAAEALREQGLVDDVEKATRVLSESKLRDITEYGRTVHAEMEALLSAARVGVSVRNAVLYTTTFPCHNCARHAVAAGVKRIVYIEPYPKSEALPLHGDAIHHAGEDSAVDAQAARMVLGPFLGVAPRRYGDLFSMVRSDGVVLSRKDEEGNRVELPTGEASHPRTPMLPIAYPVRELLAVAALDELRQKLEEDEADVEAEP; this is encoded by the coding sequence GTGGGGACATCTGAGGTTTCACTCTTTGCGACCGCCAACTCCGAACTCATCATTGGACTGGTCGCACCAATTGGCTGCAACCGCGATTTCGTCACGTCGGTTCTACGCGACCTGTTCGCCGTTCGGCGGTACGAGGTCAACACTGTAAAACTGAGCGACGACCTTCCGAATTTCGCCGAGATTCTCGGCGTGCCGATCGAAGGCGACCCCTACTTCAATCGCGTCAACTCATATATGACCGCCGGAAACGAACTCCGGCGACGGTCCGGTTACTGCAATGCGCTCGTGCTGTCAGCCGTGTTCAACATCTCAGAGCGCCGCGCACAGGCGACGGAGGACATCGAAGACCCGGATCCGACTCTGCCCCGGCACGTTCACGTTCTTGATTCGCTGAAACGCCCGGAGGAAGTCCGGACCCTACGTCAAATCTACGGACCCGGGTTCTATCTGATCGGCGCTTTCGCCCCACGCAACTTGCGCAAGCGCCATCTCCAAGTCTCGCAAGGTCTCTCCGAAGAGCAGGCGGAGAAGCTTTTGAGACGTGATGAGGACGAAGAGGAGGACAAAAAGTTCGGGCAACAGACCCGAGATACATTCCATCTTTCAGATGTCTTCATCGATGTTTCCAGCTACGAGTCCACACAGGCGGCCCTCCATCGCTTTCTCGACTTGGTATTCGGCAACCCTTTCCACACCCCCACGCTCGACGAATTTGGGATGCACGCAGCGTTCGGAGCATCGATTCGTTCGGGCGCGCTCGCACGACAGATCGGAGCTGCTCTCATCGCTGAAACCGGGGACCTGATCGGCGTTGGGCACAATGAAGTCCCACGTCCCGGCGGCGGGCTGTATAGCGCTGAGGACAATCCCGACATGCGAGACCTCGCCATTGGGTTCGACTCGAACACCGCACGTCTCCGAGTAATCGCGGCGAGGGCTGCCGAGGCCCTTAGGGAACAGGGCTTGGTGGATGATGTCGAGAAAGCGACACGCGTGCTTTCCGAATCAAAGCTACGGGACATCACCGAGTATGGACGAACCGTTCATGCGGAGATGGAGGCACTCTTGTCGGCGGCGCGTGTTGGCGTGAGTGTCCGAAACGCGGTCCTCTACACGACCACCTTCCCGTGTCACAACTGCGCTCGGCACGCGGTTGCGGCGGGAGTGAAGCGAATCGTCTATATCGAGCCATATCCGAAAAGTGAGGCTCTACCTCTCCACGGAGATGCGATCCATCATGCGGGAGAGGATTCAGCGGTGGATGCTCAAGCGGCCCGCATGGTGCTGGGACCCTTCCTCGGCGTTGCACCTCGTCGGTATGGCGACCTGTTTAGCATGGTGAGGTCAGACGGGGTGGTTTTGTCCCGAAAGGACGAGGAGGGGAATCGCGTTGAGCTTCCGACAGGTGAGGCCAGCCACCCGCGGACCCCAATGTTACCCATCGCTTACCCCGTACGAGAACTGCTGGCGGTTGCGGCGTTAGATGAGTTGCGACAGAAGTTGGAGGAGGACGAGGCGGATGTCGAAGCAGAACCATAG
- a CDS encoding ATP-binding protein, which yields MLDYIRIHGLRGFQTAQQLNLAKPTGTPGSGLTVVLGANNSGKTTIIEAFRAIRMAEPPSFSQGRRNLPAGDRVEIVASCDGGIATLRSLRRGQSETERETTGDLITLRRLLVLPSRRFFDPYFSKATWSRVDYAQHAGGLPSSRSTNLHELTHRLFAVNRDRGGFDELFSKLVSPLPNWTIDQTDQGTYFLKFQDARGTHSSEGLGEGLVSLLYIVDALYDSKDGDLIIIDEPELSLHPALQRRLANIIFEYAASRQIVIATHSPYLIDLRALESGMAIARAHLREDGVRVSQLSVETAGHLYGLLRDKNNPHLLGLNAREIFFVDDRVVLVEGQEDVVFYDVVLTELNLQLGGDFFGWGVGGAGNMAHLAAVLAELGYSKVVGILDADKAELVGELRRRFPDYRFFAQPANDVRTKTERPGRAAVEGLLNEKNEAIRREHLESIRTLFTDVNQYLADAPR from the coding sequence ATGCTCGACTACATTCGCATTCACGGGCTGCGGGGGTTCCAGACAGCCCAGCAGCTCAACCTTGCCAAGCCCACAGGAACACCCGGCAGCGGACTGACTGTGGTCCTTGGCGCAAACAACTCGGGCAAGACGACGATCATCGAGGCCTTCCGCGCGATCCGAATGGCGGAACCTCCTTCGTTCTCGCAAGGCCGTCGAAACCTGCCTGCCGGAGATAGGGTGGAAATCGTCGCTTCGTGCGATGGTGGTATAGCTACGCTTCGAAGCCTCCGACGTGGGCAGAGCGAAACTGAGCGAGAGACCACGGGCGACCTCATAACGCTTCGGAGACTGCTCGTTCTGCCGTCTCGCCGGTTCTTCGACCCGTACTTCAGCAAAGCGACGTGGAGCAGAGTTGACTATGCGCAGCACGCTGGGGGGCTTCCGTCCTCTCGATCTACCAACCTCCATGAGCTGACTCACCGACTCTTCGCCGTTAATCGCGACCGAGGAGGTTTCGACGAGTTATTCTCCAAACTCGTTTCACCCCTCCCTAACTGGACTATCGATCAGACTGACCAAGGGACTTATTTTCTCAAGTTTCAAGACGCGCGCGGCACACATAGCAGCGAAGGGTTAGGTGAGGGGTTGGTGAGCCTCCTCTACATCGTAGACGCGCTCTATGATTCGAAAGACGGCGACCTCATCATAATCGATGAACCGGAACTCTCACTCCACCCGGCTCTTCAGCGGCGGTTGGCAAACATAATATTCGAGTACGCGGCGAGCCGTCAGATCGTCATCGCAACGCACTCGCCCTACCTGATCGATCTCAGGGCACTCGAAAGCGGCATGGCGATTGCGCGTGCGCACCTCCGTGAGGATGGAGTGCGAGTCTCCCAGTTGTCGGTTGAAACGGCCGGACATCTCTACGGACTTCTTCGCGATAAAAACAATCCTCACTTGCTCGGACTCAACGCGAGAGAGATTTTCTTCGTCGACGATCGGGTAGTCCTCGTCGAAGGACAGGAGGATGTGGTCTTCTATGACGTCGTGCTCACGGAACTCAATCTGCAACTCGGTGGTGACTTCTTCGGTTGGGGCGTTGGAGGAGCGGGGAATATGGCACACCTCGCCGCTGTCCTGGCGGAGTTGGGCTATTCGAAGGTTGTAGGAATCCTCGACGCCGACAAAGCAGAACTCGTCGGTGAGCTTCGGCGACGGTTTCCCGACTACAGATTCTTTGCCCAACCTGCGAACGATGTCCGCACGAAGACTGAAAGACCTGGTCGGGCTGCAGTGGAGGGGCTACTTAACGAGAAGAACGAAGCCATTCGGCGGGAGCATCTGGAATCCATTCGGACGCTGTTCACCGACGTGAATCAGTACTTGGCCGATGCGCCAAGATGA
- a CDS encoding AAA family ATPase, producing MPEADREAPRIDDTAECIWRDGEKIGVPPKAFLVLRRLMERPGQLVTKSDLLDTVWPGTFITETVLNNAVGQLRQALGDDTRRPRFIETVHRRGFRWIGPSQTASALPPAAIGDEIGVGFAAADDFVGRAETLAELARHLARAAARQRQLVFVTGEPGIGKSALVENFLRGLAASDPASVNVGRGECIEAYGVGDLYRPVRDAVEQMLQRSGPDTLRAFRRHAPSWLLSMPELSSAAELEELRRAVIGATSDSVQRELERALEAASTRAVVVLVIEDLHWSDPATVSLLWSLAARREPARLLIVGTYRSVDAIAQQHPIIRMKHELSAKRLCVEIALEGLSIDGVTSFLDLQFSGHQFPAGLAIPLHEQSAGNPLFLLNALDDFRQRGWLREEDDVWRCTVDLDSIVASVPESTRELVGFRIEQLPAATRMLLEAASIVGAGFAAQAVAAAEGGTCADVETQLEPLARAGQFIESSGEVVWPNGIRGREYRFRHALYRQVLSRHVTPARRALLHQRIASALESAYGERCNEIAGQLSVHFEQAGDAVRAAEYIDVLAKQAYSRSATHEAEAMYRHAVALLKSGPMTPARQERLLKSMTALGIAMSTVHGLGSAEAAEVWQEARELGRALNRTPEYVASLSATIMARTYMGQVREALAIAQESLLLAGSDQSSSAVTVAHMSMGQSLLYLGEIDAALVHSERAVASIDLEAPEALRLDASGYDPSAPATLSRGWCLVLAGRLREGRALTESAIRMARAKQQPFYLIFNVSMAGLVALILRDPARAHELAAEALAIGEENSLPYGREMNQIVCGWADVRRTLDPKPLGRMREILDSILGTGTLQVSRGCSMFADACLAAGRIDDACEANTAAFETRGEGRFYDAELLRQRAAIVLARSKQGGSSSEQAGELLEQAINVAHSQGAKLFELRALVELCRLRSSDGWRDEARQRLEAVIGSVDGDDDEIDLREAREVLEEMRR from the coding sequence ATGCCTGAGGCCGATCGCGAAGCACCGCGCATCGACGACACCGCGGAATGCATCTGGCGCGACGGCGAAAAGATCGGCGTCCCTCCGAAGGCCTTCCTCGTGTTGCGGCGACTGATGGAACGGCCGGGGCAGCTCGTCACGAAGAGCGACCTGCTGGATACGGTATGGCCGGGCACCTTCATCACCGAGACTGTGCTCAACAATGCCGTCGGCCAGCTTCGTCAGGCTCTCGGCGACGACACACGGCGGCCGAGGTTCATCGAGACCGTTCACCGACGCGGCTTCCGATGGATCGGGCCGTCACAAACTGCCTCCGCGCTGCCACCGGCTGCGATCGGTGACGAGATCGGTGTCGGCTTCGCGGCCGCCGACGATTTCGTTGGTCGCGCGGAGACCCTTGCCGAGCTTGCGCGTCATCTTGCGCGCGCGGCCGCGCGTCAGCGCCAGCTCGTTTTCGTGACCGGCGAGCCGGGCATCGGAAAGTCCGCTCTGGTCGAAAACTTTCTCCGTGGACTCGCCGCGTCCGATCCTGCGAGCGTCAACGTCGGGCGTGGAGAGTGCATCGAAGCTTACGGCGTCGGCGACCTGTACCGACCGGTGCGCGATGCGGTCGAGCAGATGCTGCAGCGAAGCGGCCCCGACACGCTGCGGGCGTTTCGCCGGCACGCTCCGAGCTGGCTGCTTTCGATGCCCGAGCTTTCGAGCGCTGCCGAGCTCGAGGAGCTTCGTCGCGCCGTCATCGGCGCGACCAGCGACAGTGTGCAGCGCGAGCTCGAACGTGCGCTAGAAGCAGCGAGCACCAGGGCTGTCGTCGTGCTCGTCATCGAAGACCTGCACTGGAGCGATCCTGCGACGGTATCGCTTCTATGGAGCCTGGCGGCGCGGCGCGAACCCGCGAGGCTGCTGATCGTCGGCACCTACCGGTCCGTCGACGCCATTGCGCAGCAGCACCCGATCATCCGGATGAAGCATGAGCTGAGCGCGAAGCGGCTATGCGTCGAAATCGCGCTCGAGGGGCTTTCGATCGACGGCGTCACATCCTTTCTCGACCTGCAGTTTTCCGGGCACCAGTTTCCGGCCGGGCTTGCGATCCCGCTTCACGAACAGAGCGCGGGCAATCCGCTGTTTCTGCTGAACGCTCTCGACGACTTCCGTCAGCGCGGATGGCTACGCGAAGAGGACGACGTCTGGCGATGCACCGTCGATCTCGACTCGATCGTGGCCTCGGTTCCCGAGAGCACGCGCGAGCTGGTCGGTTTTCGTATCGAGCAGCTGCCGGCAGCGACACGCATGCTTCTCGAGGCAGCCAGCATCGTCGGAGCGGGATTCGCCGCGCAGGCCGTCGCTGCAGCCGAGGGCGGCACGTGCGCGGATGTGGAAACGCAGCTCGAGCCGCTGGCGCGGGCTGGGCAGTTCATCGAGAGCAGCGGCGAGGTCGTCTGGCCAAACGGCATTCGTGGTCGCGAGTATCGATTTCGACACGCGCTCTACCGGCAGGTTCTCAGTCGCCACGTCACGCCGGCACGGCGCGCGCTTCTGCACCAGCGCATCGCGAGCGCTCTGGAAAGCGCGTATGGCGAGCGCTGCAATGAAATTGCGGGACAGCTCAGTGTGCATTTCGAGCAGGCCGGCGACGCTGTGCGCGCGGCCGAGTACATCGACGTCCTCGCGAAGCAGGCCTACTCGCGTTCGGCCACCCACGAAGCCGAGGCGATGTACCGGCACGCCGTCGCGTTGCTGAAAAGCGGCCCGATGACTCCGGCGCGGCAGGAACGGCTGCTCAAGTCGATGACTGCGCTCGGCATCGCGATGAGCACCGTGCACGGGCTCGGTAGCGCCGAAGCCGCCGAAGTATGGCAGGAAGCGCGCGAGCTCGGGCGGGCGCTGAACAGGACACCGGAGTACGTGGCGTCGCTCAGCGCGACGATCATGGCCAGGACCTATATGGGACAGGTCCGGGAAGCGCTGGCCATTGCTCAGGAAAGCCTCCTGCTCGCCGGAAGCGATCAATCGTCCAGTGCCGTCACCGTCGCGCACATGTCGATGGGGCAGAGCCTGCTGTATCTCGGCGAGATCGACGCGGCGCTCGTCCATTCCGAGCGCGCTGTCGCATCGATCGATCTCGAAGCGCCCGAAGCGCTCCGCCTTGACGCTTCCGGCTACGATCCGTCGGCGCCGGCGACGCTTTCGCGAGGATGGTGTCTGGTCCTTGCCGGGCGCCTGCGCGAAGGAAGAGCGTTGACCGAGTCGGCGATCCGCATGGCTCGCGCCAAGCAGCAACCGTTCTATCTGATCTTCAACGTGAGCATGGCGGGACTGGTCGCGCTGATCCTCCGGGATCCTGCTCGGGCTCACGAGCTGGCGGCCGAGGCGCTGGCTATTGGCGAAGAAAACTCGCTGCCGTACGGCCGGGAGATGAACCAGATCGTCTGCGGCTGGGCCGACGTTCGCCGCACTCTCGATCCGAAACCGCTCGGCCGGATGCGCGAGATCCTCGACTCCATTCTCGGGACAGGGACGCTGCAGGTTTCGCGCGGATGCAGCATGTTCGCCGACGCGTGTCTGGCGGCGGGCCGCATCGACGATGCCTGCGAAGCGAACACTGCGGCGTTCGAAACGCGTGGGGAAGGACGCTTCTACGACGCCGAGTTGTTGCGCCAGCGCGCGGCGATCGTGCTGGCTCGTTCGAAGCAGGGCGGTTCGAGCTCCGAGCAGGCCGGAGAGCTGCTCGAGCAGGCGATCAACGTGGCGCACTCGCAGGGCGCGAAGCTGTTCGAGCTGCGCGCTCTCGTCGAGCTTTGCAGACTGCGGTCGAGCGACGGCTGGCGCGATGAGGCGCGCCAGCGACTCGAGGCTGTGATCGGCAGCGTCGATGGTGACGACGATGAAATCGACCTGCGGGAGGCGCGTGAGGTGCTCGAAGAAATGAGGCGTTGA
- a CDS encoding Fe-Mn family superoxide dismutase, with amino-acid sequence MSTPVALTGSNTVTPLPFAAGSLSGLSERMITSHHENNYGGAVKNLNRIEQELSKINAETPPPIVAALRDRELTFRNSKTLHEAYFANLGGNGKRSGAIESAIAAAYGTTAHWEEQIRVTAMGLGGGSGWAILGYELDTGALRTFAGGNHTQVLATSVPLLVLDMYEHSYQMDYGAAAAKYIDAFFANVNWDEVNRRLEGAQRASEALRGR; translated from the coding sequence ATGAGCACACCTGTCGCGCTCACGGGCAGCAATACGGTGACTCCGCTTCCGTTCGCCGCAGGTTCGCTGAGCGGCCTTTCGGAACGGATGATCACGTCGCACCACGAAAACAACTATGGTGGTGCGGTCAAGAACCTGAACCGCATCGAGCAGGAGCTGTCGAAGATCAACGCCGAAACGCCTCCTCCGATTGTCGCGGCGCTTCGCGACCGAGAGCTCACGTTCCGCAATTCGAAGACGCTGCACGAGGCATACTTCGCGAATCTCGGCGGCAACGGCAAAAGGTCGGGCGCGATCGAATCGGCAATCGCTGCGGCCTACGGAACGACGGCGCACTGGGAGGAGCAGATCCGCGTTACTGCGATGGGGCTCGGCGGCGGCAGCGGTTGGGCGATCCTAGGCTATGAGCTCGACACCGGCGCACTGCGTACTTTCGCGGGCGGCAATCATACGCAGGTTCTGGCGACGAGCGTTCCCCTGCTCGTCCTCGACATGTACGAGCACAGCTACCAGATGGACTACGGTGCAGCTGCAGCGAAATACATCGATGCGTTCTTCGCGAACGTGAATTGGGATGAGGTGAATCGCCGGCTAGAGGGTGCGCAGCGCGCGTCGGAGGCGCTGCGGGGTCGCTAG